The proteins below come from a single Chrysoperla carnea chromosome 1, inChrCarn1.1, whole genome shotgun sequence genomic window:
- the LOC123303240 gene encoding V-type proton ATPase 116 kDa subunit a1-like, translating into MGSVYETTAYSRIETPEQSLTPGKAMGSMIRSEEMVLCQLFIQPEAAYSTISELGEAGIVQFRDLNETINSFQRKYATEVKRCDEMERQLRYFEAEMNKDGVNIPELTELPRAPNPRDMINLEARLEKTESDIVELSQNARNLKSSYLELCEMQHVLEKSQLEQEQSGRMRGESVVSRTLVDEDSLVNRGRLGFVAGMVERERIPAFERMLWRVSRGNVFLRQVPLDKPFEDPITGNELYKTVFVAFFQGEQLKSRVLKICSGFRASLYPVPDTEKERSTMLQDIKTRIQDLATVLNQTQDHRSRVLVSVSKELQTWTVMVRKMKAIYHTLNMFNDDVTKKCLIGECWAPVNDLPTVQEALRIGSNTSGCSIASFLNIINTSEIPPTFHRTNRFTKGFQNIIDAYGIASYREANPALYSIITFPFLFAVMFGDLGHGLIMFLFALFMVLREDYFLKKKSTNEIWNIYFAGRYIILLMGAFSMYTGFVYNDIFAKSMNIFGSRWQNYFSATEILNNTGSGGITFYPDFAYKGTPYVYGIDPVWQLADNKLIFSNSYKMKMAIIIAIVHMLFGICMTLVNIVHFKRWSEILVEFIPHVVFLSCLILYLVFMIFFKWFKYSVFNEQINGAGCAPSILILFIGMFLQSPPDVSEGCGDGYMYANQKYFQYVILALALISVPIMLCGKPLIIMHRRKNAQKYNRHENGIELTSTALNSQDSSAPAASAGGAHGHDDLPMAEVWINQGIHTIEFCLNAISHTASYLRLWALSLAHAQLSEVLWTMVLSMGLKGELYTGAVVLYFIFAAWAFFSLAILVVMEGLSAFLHTLRLHWVEFMSKFYAGEGYAFEPFKFTTLLNETEEE; encoded by the exons ATGGGTAGTGTTTAcg aaaCAACTGCTTATAGCCGAATTGAAACACCAGAACAATCTTTAACACCCGGCAAAGCAATGGGTTCAATGATACGTAGTGAGGAGATGGTCTTGTGCCAATTATTCATCCAACCGGAAGCAGCTTATTCAACTATTTCAGAATTGGGTGAAGCTGGAATTGTTCAATTTCGTGat TTAAACGaaacaataaattcatttcaacGTAAATATGCTACAGAAGTGAAGCGTTGTGATGAAATGGAACGCCAATTACGATATTTTGAAGCTGAAATGAATAAAGATGGTGTAAATATTCCAGAATTAACAGAATTACCACGTGCTCCAAATCCAAGGGATATGATTAATTTAGAAGCACGTTTAGAGAAAACCGAAAGTGATATTGTGGAATTAAGTCAAAACGCACGTAATTTAAAATCATCATACTTGGAATTGTGTGAAATGCAACATGTGTTAGAAAAAAGTCAATTAGAACAAGAACAAAGTGGTCGTATGCGTGGAGAGTCTGTTGTATCAAGAACTTTAGTTGACGAAGATTCACTTGTTAATCGAGGCCGACTTGGTTTTGTTGCTGGCATGGTGGAGCGTGAACGTATACCAGCATTTGAGCGTATGTTATGGCGGGTATCTCGTGGTAATGTTTTTCTACGACAAGTACCATTAGATAAACCATTTGAAGATCCAATCACT GGCAATGAACTTTATAAAACAGTATTTGTAGCATTTTTCCAAGGAGAACAATTAAAATCGCGGGTATTGAAAATATGTTCTGGTTTTCGTGCATCATTGTATCCAGTACCGGATACAGAAAAAGAACGTTCAACCATGTTACAAGATATCAAAACACGTATACAAGATTTAGCCACGGTATTAAATCAAACACAAGATCATCGTTCACGTGTATTGGTATCCGTATCAAAAGAACTGCAAACCTGGACGGTTATGGTGCGTAAGATGAAGGCGATTTATCATacattaaatatgtttaatgaTGATGTTACAAAAAAGTGTTTGATTGGAGAATGTTGGGCTCCAGTAAATGATTTACCAACTGTGCAAGAAGCTTTACGCATTGGATCT AACACTTCGGGGTGTTCAATtgcttcatttttaaatattattaatacaagtgaaattccTCCAACGTTTCATCGCACCAATCGTTTTACCAAAGGTttccaaaatattattgatgCATATGGAATTGCATCATATCGGGAAGCTAATCCAg CTTTATACTCAATAATtacatttccatttttattcGCTGTTATGTTTGGTGATTTGGGTCATGGTTTAATAATGTTCCTATTTGCATTATTTATGGTTCTACGTGAGGactactttttgaaaaaaaaatccactAATGAAATATGGAATATATACTTTGCTGGgcgttatataatattattaatgggTGCATTCTCAATGTATACGGGCTTTGTGTACAATGATATTTTCGCaaaatcaatgaatatttttggttcaagatggcaaaattattttagtgcaacagaaatattaaataacactGGATCAGGCGGTATAACGTTTTACCCAGATTTTGCGTACAAAGGTACACCATATGTGTATGGTATAGATCCTGTTTGGCAATTGGCtgataacaaattaatattttctaattcgtataaaatgaaaatggcTATAATTATTGCTATTGTTCATATGTTGTTTGGTATCTGTATGACATTGGTTAATATTGt gcATTTCAAAAGATGGTCTGAAATTTTGGTAGAATTTATACCGCACGTAGTATTTTTATCCTgcctaattttatatttagtttttatgatcttttttaaatggtttaaatacagtgtttttaatg aaCAAATAAACGGTGCTGGATGTGCtccatcaattttaattttattcattgggATGTTTTTACAAAGTCCGCCAGACGTTTCCGAGGGTTGCGGTGATGGTTACATGTATGCAAACCAAAAGTATTTTCAATACGTTATACTTGCACTCGCATTAATTAGTGTTCCAATTATGTTATGTGGAAAGCCCTTAATTATTATGCACAGAAGAAAAAATGCTCAAAag taCAATCGACATGAAAATGGTATCGAGTTAACATCAACAGCTTTAAATTCTCAGGATAGTTCTGCACCAGCGGCATCAGCTGGCGGAGCGCATGGTCATGACGATTTACCAATGGCTGAAGTATGGATTAATCAAGGCATTCACAcaattgaattttgtttgaatgCAATTTCGCATACAGCATCATATTTACGTTTGTGGGCGTTATCGTTGGCACATGCAC AATTGTCGGAAGTATTATGGACCATGGTATTATCAATGGGATTGAAAGGAGAATTATATACCGGAGCTGTggtcttatattttatatttgctgCTTGGGCATTCTTTAGTTTAGCTATACTCGTTGTGATGGAAGGTTTATCAGCATTTTTACATACTTTACGTTTacattg gGTGGAATTTATGAGTAAATTTTACGCAGGTGAAGGCTACGCATTTGAACCATTTAAATTTACGACTCTGTTGAATGAAACTGAAgaagaataa